One genomic region from Halococcus qingdaonensis encodes:
- the pspAB gene encoding PspA-associated protein PspAB: MGLLDGLRSALGMSAEADATRDADPEDLFGMSTAHLTMEADLGFEPADVAALCFSGVDSTDFADTVEEVEAILEAGEVETGTEARFVDDSHGYEWVVLEDSDFEDLVTSVHFAADTLIERGYGSRLLAALFGFEKSGPVYWVYSFRRGAYYPFAPRPGNERESSVEFKLESVLDGELDVEGDKEYWYPLWPDTGTHPWE; this comes from the coding sequence ATGGGACTTCTCGACGGATTGCGATCGGCGCTCGGGATGAGCGCGGAGGCCGACGCGACGCGCGATGCGGACCCCGAGGACCTCTTCGGGATGAGCACGGCCCACCTCACGATGGAGGCCGATCTCGGCTTCGAGCCGGCGGATGTGGCCGCGCTCTGCTTTTCGGGCGTCGACAGCACGGATTTCGCCGACACGGTCGAGGAGGTGGAGGCCATCCTAGAGGCGGGCGAAGTCGAGACAGGGACCGAAGCCCGATTCGTCGACGACTCGCACGGCTACGAGTGGGTCGTGCTCGAAGACTCGGACTTCGAGGATCTCGTGACGAGTGTGCACTTCGCCGCCGACACGCTCATCGAGCGCGGCTACGGCTCGCGGCTGCTCGCGGCACTGTTCGGCTTCGAGAAGAGCGGGCCCGTCTACTGGGTCTACTCGTTCCGCCGGGGGGCGTACTACCCGTTCGCGCCGCGCCCGGGCAACGAGCGCGAGTCGTCCGTGGAGTTCAAACTCGAATCCGTCCTCGACGGCGAGCTCGACGTGGAGGGTGACAAGGAGTACTGGTATCCGCTCTGGCCCGACACCGGAACTCACCCCTGGGAGTGA